The following are encoded together in the Peromyscus maniculatus bairdii isolate BWxNUB_F1_BW_parent chromosome 22, HU_Pman_BW_mat_3.1, whole genome shotgun sequence genome:
- the Crb3 gene encoding protein crumbs homolog 3, producing MATPGLGLLLAFGLPMLPTGWSQATPAPDPSNSTTPSPDPGSSGGLSPEGLVAIIVVFSILGVILLAVGLFLLMRKLREKRQTEGTYRPSSEEQFSHAAAEARAPQDSKEPVRGCLPI from the exons ATGGCGACCCCAGGCCTGGGGCTGCTCTTGGCATTTGGCCTGCCGATGCTGCCCACGGGCTGGAGTCAAGCAA CCCCAGCACCAGATCCTTCCAATAGCACAACTCCATCCCCAGACCCTGGATCCAGTGGGGGCCTG TCCCCAGAGGGCCTCGTGGCTATCATCGTGGTCTTTTCCATCCTGGGAGTCATCCTCCTAGCGGTGGGACTATTCCTGCTGATGCGGAAACTTCGAGAAAAGCGCCAGACGGAGGGCACCTACCGGCCCAGCAGCGAGGAGCAG TTTTCCCACGCAGCAGCTGAGGCCCGGGCCCCCCAGGACTCCAAGGAGCCAGTGCGGGGCTGCCTGCCCATCtag
- the Dennd1c gene encoding DENN domain-containing protein 1C isoform X2 → MGSTEKKQPPAVFDWFFEAGRPHSLEEDPQILRQFPPDFREQEAMQMVPKFCFPFDVERELPNPAVQHFTFALTDLLGNRRFGFCRLRAGACSCLCILSHLPWFEVFYKILNTVGDLLAQNQVTEAEELLQNLQQHPLPGPGFSGEPEMGSSLAIWSQCGILPPALGNSKLLSYSVDPDSAGLPSIPENRNLTELVVAVRDENIVGLFAALLAERRVLLTASKLSTLTACVHASCALLYPMHWEHVLIPTLPPHLLDYCCAPMPYLIGVHASLAERVREKALEDVVVLNADSNTLETPFDDVSLLRLRLRKVALSPGEGVSRLFLKAQALLFGGYRDALVCIPGQPVTFSEEAFLAQKPGSPLQTFHKRAVHLQLFKQFIETRLEKLNAGEGFSDQFEQEIIACCGASSGALRSYQLWVDSLKKGGDALLHSMKAKTRPAVRNMYRSAKSGLKGVQNLLMTKDGDSGLQRGGSLRTLSLTSRSDRLQQRLPISQHFGQNRPLRPSRRLRREEGPSEPLGERSPALSPEDTQSPWAEETLDGSFLGSGGELDLLSEILDSLSVETKSGGRLRASQSLNCCQQGASESCFSLPDIPARSPWQLEEDEHERSPEPQPWSLPGDLTALQDTPSLEVASCSMNCSQPPSDISPQASSATSADPSCQGDPELSAPTEPDPRIPQSPCSRLPPVPTQPSPPKSPQLLAPTKLSCDAVGTLQSIRSPSHSNSPEIPRNQPPQVLRNQTRVPPLKERGVSNPQGPAARQPRVADLKKCFEN, encoded by the exons ATGGGATCCACAGAGAA AAAACAGCCCCCTGCAGTGTTTGACTGGTTCTTCGAAGCTGGCCGCCCCCACTCCCTGGAGGAGG ATCCCCAGATCCTGCGGCAGTTCCCGCCGGACTTCCGGGAACAG GAGGCCATGCAGATGGTGCCCAAGTTCTGTTTCCCTTTCGACGTAGAAAG GGAGCTGCCCAACCCTGCTGTCCAGCACTTCACCTTCGCCCTCACTGACCTGCTGGGCAACCGCAGATTTGGCTTCTGCCGCCTGCGAGCTGGTGCATGCAGCTGCCTCTGTATCCTCAG ccaccttCCCTGGTTTGAAGTGTTCTACAAGATCCTCAATACTGTGGGGGACCTCCTAGCCCAGAACCAA GTCACCGAAGCTGAAGAACTCCTACAGAACTTACAGCAACACCCTCTTCCTGGACCGGGGTTTTCAGGGGAACCAGAGATG GGCAGCAGCTTGGCCATCTGGAGCCAGTGTGGGAtcctgcctcctgccctgggGAATAGCAAGCTG CTTTCTTATTCTGTGGACCCGGATTCTGCCGGCCTGCCGTCTATTCCTGAGAAC AGGAATCTCACGGAGCTGGTGGTCGctgtgagggatgagaacatCGTGGGGCTCTTCGCGGCGCTGCTGGCTGAGAGGAGGGTCTTGCTCACGGCCAGCAAGCTCAGCACG CTGACAGCCTGCGTTCACGCGTCCTGTGCTTTGCTCTACCCCATGCACTGGGAGCACGTCCTGATTCCCACGCTGCCCCCACACCTGCTGGATTACTGCTG CGCGCCCATGCCCTACCTCATCGGAGTCCACGCTAGTCTCGCTGAG AGAGTTCGGGAGAAGGCACTGGAAGATGTCGTGGTGTTGAACGCCGACTCCAACACGCTGGAGACGCCCTTCGACGAC GTATCCCTGCTGAGGCTTCGACTGAGGAAGGTGGCGCTGAGCCCCGGGGAAGGAGTGTCCCGACTCTTCCTAAAAGCCCAGGCCCTGCTCTTCGGAGGGTACCGCGACGCACTGGTCTGCATCCCG GGTCAGCCCGTGACCTTCAGTGAAGAAGCTTTCTTGGCTCAGAAGCCGGGGTCGCCGCTGCAGACCTTCCACAAGAGGGCGGTGCACCTGCAGCTGTTCAAGCAG TTCATCGAAACCCGACTGGAGAAACTCAATGCTGGGGAAGGCTTCTCAGACCAATTCGAGCAAGAGATCATCGCCTGCTGTGGGGCTTCCTCAG GCGCCCTCCGATCCTACCAGCTCTGGGTAGATAGTCTTAAG AAAGGTGGTGACGCCCTCTTGCATTCAATGAAGGCCAAAACCCGACCAGCCGTCAGGAACATGTACCGATCG GCGAAGAGCGGCTTGAAAGGGGTGCAGAACCTGCTTATGACTAAG GACGGAGACTCTGGCCTCCAGAGGGGGGGCTCCCTGAGAACCCTAAGCCTCACCAGCCGCTCAGATCGCCTGCAACAGCGCCTGCCTATCAGCCAGCACTTTGGGCAG AACAGGCCCCTCCGCCCTAGCAGGAGACTCAGGCGAGAAGAGGGACCTTCTGAACCCCTTGGCGAGAG GAGCCCTGCCTTGAGCCCCGAGGACACCCAGAGTCCCTGGGCAGAGGAAACTCTAGACGGCAGCTTTCTGGGGTCCGGAGGAGAACTGGATCTATTGAGCGAGATTCTCGACAGTCTGAGCGTGGAAACCAAGAGTGGCGGCCGGCTGAGGGCCAGCCAGAGCTTGAACTGCTGCCAGCAGGGGGCGTCGGAGAGCTGCTTCAGTCTG cctgACATCCCAGCGAGGTCACCATGGCAACTGGAAGAGGATGAGCATGAGCGATCCCCGGAACCCCAGCCCTGGTCCTTGCCAGGGGACCTGACGGCTCTGCAGGACACTCCATCTTTAGAGGTTGCAAGCTGCTCCATGAACTGTTCGCAGCCGCCCTCAGACATCTCTCCGCAAGCATCTTCAGCCACTTCAGCAGACCCCAGCTGCCAAGGGGACCCCGAGCTCTCTGCTCCCACCGAGCCGGATCCTAGAATCCCACAAAGCCCTTGCTCCAGGCTCCCCCCAGTGCCCACTCAGCCCAGCCCGCCAAAGAGCCCCCAACTTCTTGCCCCCACAAAGCTCAGCTGTGACGCTGTCGGGACATTACAATCCATTCGGTCTCCCTCACACTCCAATTCTCCAGAGATCCCCAGAAACCAGCCTCCCCAGGTCCTGCGGAATCAGACTCGAGTGCCACCCCTCAAGGAGCGAGGAGTCAGCAACCCGCAAGGGCCCGCCGCCAGGCAGCCTCGCGTTGCTGACCTGAAAAAGTGTTTTGAAAACTAA
- the Dennd1c gene encoding DENN domain-containing protein 1C isoform X1 encodes MGSTEKKQPPAVFDWFFEAGRPHSLEEDPQILRQFPPDFREQEAMQMVPKFCFPFDVERELPNPAVQHFTFALTDLLGNRRFGFCRLRAGACSCLCILSHLPWFEVFYKILNTVGDLLAQNQVTEAEELLQNLQQHPLPGPGFSGEPEMGSSLAIWSQCGILPPALGNSKLLSYSVDPDSAGLPSIPENRNLTELVVAVRDENIVGLFAALLAERRVLLTASKLSTLTACVHASCALLYPMHWEHVLIPTLPPHLLDYCCAPMPYLIGVHASLAERVREKALEDVVVLNADSNTLETPFDDVQALPPDVVSLLRLRLRKVALSPGEGVSRLFLKAQALLFGGYRDALVCIPGQPVTFSEEAFLAQKPGSPLQTFHKRAVHLQLFKQFIETRLEKLNAGEGFSDQFEQEIIACCGASSGALRSYQLWVDSLKKGGDALLHSMKAKTRPAVRNMYRSAKSGLKGVQNLLMTKDGDSGLQRGGSLRTLSLTSRSDRLQQRLPISQHFGQNRPLRPSRRLRREEGPSEPLGERSPALSPEDTQSPWAEETLDGSFLGSGGELDLLSEILDSLSVETKSGGRLRASQSLNCCQQGASESCFSLPDIPARSPWQLEEDEHERSPEPQPWSLPGDLTALQDTPSLEVASCSMNCSQPPSDISPQASSATSADPSCQGDPELSAPTEPDPRIPQSPCSRLPPVPTQPSPPKSPQLLAPTKLSCDAVGTLQSIRSPSHSNSPEIPRNQPPQVLRNQTRVPPLKERGVSNPQGPAARQPRVADLKKCFEN; translated from the exons ATGGGATCCACAGAGAA AAAACAGCCCCCTGCAGTGTTTGACTGGTTCTTCGAAGCTGGCCGCCCCCACTCCCTGGAGGAGG ATCCCCAGATCCTGCGGCAGTTCCCGCCGGACTTCCGGGAACAG GAGGCCATGCAGATGGTGCCCAAGTTCTGTTTCCCTTTCGACGTAGAAAG GGAGCTGCCCAACCCTGCTGTCCAGCACTTCACCTTCGCCCTCACTGACCTGCTGGGCAACCGCAGATTTGGCTTCTGCCGCCTGCGAGCTGGTGCATGCAGCTGCCTCTGTATCCTCAG ccaccttCCCTGGTTTGAAGTGTTCTACAAGATCCTCAATACTGTGGGGGACCTCCTAGCCCAGAACCAA GTCACCGAAGCTGAAGAACTCCTACAGAACTTACAGCAACACCCTCTTCCTGGACCGGGGTTTTCAGGGGAACCAGAGATG GGCAGCAGCTTGGCCATCTGGAGCCAGTGTGGGAtcctgcctcctgccctgggGAATAGCAAGCTG CTTTCTTATTCTGTGGACCCGGATTCTGCCGGCCTGCCGTCTATTCCTGAGAAC AGGAATCTCACGGAGCTGGTGGTCGctgtgagggatgagaacatCGTGGGGCTCTTCGCGGCGCTGCTGGCTGAGAGGAGGGTCTTGCTCACGGCCAGCAAGCTCAGCACG CTGACAGCCTGCGTTCACGCGTCCTGTGCTTTGCTCTACCCCATGCACTGGGAGCACGTCCTGATTCCCACGCTGCCCCCACACCTGCTGGATTACTGCTG CGCGCCCATGCCCTACCTCATCGGAGTCCACGCTAGTCTCGCTGAG AGAGTTCGGGAGAAGGCACTGGAAGATGTCGTGGTGTTGAACGCCGACTCCAACACGCTGGAGACGCCCTTCGACGACGTACAAGCGCTGCCCCCAGACGTT GTATCCCTGCTGAGGCTTCGACTGAGGAAGGTGGCGCTGAGCCCCGGGGAAGGAGTGTCCCGACTCTTCCTAAAAGCCCAGGCCCTGCTCTTCGGAGGGTACCGCGACGCACTGGTCTGCATCCCG GGTCAGCCCGTGACCTTCAGTGAAGAAGCTTTCTTGGCTCAGAAGCCGGGGTCGCCGCTGCAGACCTTCCACAAGAGGGCGGTGCACCTGCAGCTGTTCAAGCAG TTCATCGAAACCCGACTGGAGAAACTCAATGCTGGGGAAGGCTTCTCAGACCAATTCGAGCAAGAGATCATCGCCTGCTGTGGGGCTTCCTCAG GCGCCCTCCGATCCTACCAGCTCTGGGTAGATAGTCTTAAG AAAGGTGGTGACGCCCTCTTGCATTCAATGAAGGCCAAAACCCGACCAGCCGTCAGGAACATGTACCGATCG GCGAAGAGCGGCTTGAAAGGGGTGCAGAACCTGCTTATGACTAAG GACGGAGACTCTGGCCTCCAGAGGGGGGGCTCCCTGAGAACCCTAAGCCTCACCAGCCGCTCAGATCGCCTGCAACAGCGCCTGCCTATCAGCCAGCACTTTGGGCAG AACAGGCCCCTCCGCCCTAGCAGGAGACTCAGGCGAGAAGAGGGACCTTCTGAACCCCTTGGCGAGAG GAGCCCTGCCTTGAGCCCCGAGGACACCCAGAGTCCCTGGGCAGAGGAAACTCTAGACGGCAGCTTTCTGGGGTCCGGAGGAGAACTGGATCTATTGAGCGAGATTCTCGACAGTCTGAGCGTGGAAACCAAGAGTGGCGGCCGGCTGAGGGCCAGCCAGAGCTTGAACTGCTGCCAGCAGGGGGCGTCGGAGAGCTGCTTCAGTCTG cctgACATCCCAGCGAGGTCACCATGGCAACTGGAAGAGGATGAGCATGAGCGATCCCCGGAACCCCAGCCCTGGTCCTTGCCAGGGGACCTGACGGCTCTGCAGGACACTCCATCTTTAGAGGTTGCAAGCTGCTCCATGAACTGTTCGCAGCCGCCCTCAGACATCTCTCCGCAAGCATCTTCAGCCACTTCAGCAGACCCCAGCTGCCAAGGGGACCCCGAGCTCTCTGCTCCCACCGAGCCGGATCCTAGAATCCCACAAAGCCCTTGCTCCAGGCTCCCCCCAGTGCCCACTCAGCCCAGCCCGCCAAAGAGCCCCCAACTTCTTGCCCCCACAAAGCTCAGCTGTGACGCTGTCGGGACATTACAATCCATTCGGTCTCCCTCACACTCCAATTCTCCAGAGATCCCCAGAAACCAGCCTCCCCAGGTCCTGCGGAATCAGACTCGAGTGCCACCCCTCAAGGAGCGAGGAGTCAGCAACCCGCAAGGGCCCGCCGCCAGGCAGCCTCGCGTTGCTGACCTGAAAAAGTGTTTTGAAAACTAA